In Candidatus Defluviibacterium haderslevense, the following are encoded in one genomic region:
- a CDS encoding PKD domain-containing protein, protein MKKFYVLLSFVLMVLGLHAQDITITTQRLENNPELGLKFRKCEEYHVDIASVQAAIQQINKPVIKFELALSDRKVTMDFIEYNLIKPTARLRTNLHPNSPSEVINPSIRTFRGNVLDANGGFASMTIADQYILIVYQIGKDVFYLEPTVIGGQTNLDGNLMLYKTSDVIISEGFKCASEQSSQFKKENVPTQNVDIASRNGTCFELSISLACDFRFVNQQGGVPGAQASMIAYLNLVLTDWETVDLGTDYYFLLSDMFVPMDIASDPFSASTDFNSMLSTFQSVAPTIFTGPFNVATAWTNRFAGLGEAFLSSVCMANPFNVSSSFYGAAAIARNSQSHNLGHNFSAAHSSGGYIMDAGPTGSIDWDLNAERAIATYSFLQAGCLIECKSVNPLPDIKFMAKPDSFGCVPLTVQFKNLTTGGTMYKWEFPGGTPATSTDVDPIVVYTKAGNYDVTLEAKNPRCSSKLTVLQYIHANDVPDPNFIYGDPFRDCVFEFFDQSLRGEVWRWNFGDGSPIEEGEYVTHEYTKEGFYDVTLTVTNACGTKSIVKKIRCAKVPTADFTADTTWGCASKTIHFKDLSSSNVLNWTWSFPGGTPNGSAVKNPIVTYTQPGVYKVKLTVNGSVYNATETKEMYITIDSLPIADFLVNINGFDVDFTNQSTNALSHTWNFGDGSSLSSEANPKHTYKDGIYDVTYTATNACGNTVIKKSITIVIRPIASFKTKTQTGCVPFTVNFENTSTITATDFIWTFPGGTPSTSTDKNPVVVYNTVGKFDVKLVAKNSLSADSLTSSEFIKVEDRPISDFQNNVTGFVCFFTDKSIKASKYYWEFGDGKTSTLPSPSHNYGVEGEFVVKLITENFCGFDTLERRVAIYLIPKVNFTSDVFKGCAPFNVNFQNTSSIDVNDWDWQFEGGTPNVSKDANPSVTFKKQGKYTVKLTVKNNNGTNSTTKIKYIEVVSPVLCPDRPNKKKLKIPNNGLSSEEDQLWNRINDSESTIIFPNPTDNLINIKGSGLQSYELVDFSGKQMSTGLLTEGLNAVDVKNIDAGVYLLKIVSQNERTATKVIIAK, encoded by the coding sequence ATGAAGAAATTTTACGTACTCCTAAGTTTTGTATTAATGGTTCTAGGACTGCATGCGCAGGACATAACCATTACCACTCAAAGATTAGAAAACAATCCGGAACTTGGACTCAAGTTCAGAAAATGTGAAGAATACCATGTCGACATTGCTTCCGTTCAGGCGGCAATTCAGCAAATCAACAAACCTGTAATTAAGTTTGAACTTGCCCTTTCAGATCGCAAGGTAACTATGGATTTTATTGAATATAATTTAATTAAACCAACAGCTAGGTTGAGAACCAACCTTCATCCAAACAGTCCTTCCGAAGTAATTAATCCATCGATCAGAACCTTTAGAGGTAATGTGTTAGACGCTAATGGTGGTTTTGCATCAATGACCATTGCTGATCAATATATCTTAATCGTTTACCAAATAGGAAAAGATGTGTTTTATCTGGAACCAACTGTGATTGGGGGCCAAACCAATTTAGATGGTAATCTTATGCTTTATAAAACTTCAGATGTTATCATATCAGAAGGTTTTAAATGCGCATCAGAACAATCCAGTCAATTCAAAAAAGAAAATGTTCCAACACAAAATGTAGACATTGCTTCTCGAAATGGTACTTGTTTTGAATTATCAATTTCCTTAGCGTGTGATTTTCGTTTTGTAAATCAACAAGGTGGAGTACCTGGGGCTCAGGCTTCAATGATTGCTTATTTGAATTTGGTATTGACAGATTGGGAGACTGTTGATCTTGGAACTGATTACTATTTTTTGCTTTCAGATATGTTTGTTCCGATGGATATTGCTTCAGATCCATTTTCTGCATCAACAGATTTTAATTCTATGTTATCCACTTTTCAATCAGTAGCACCTACCATTTTTACAGGACCTTTTAATGTAGCAACAGCATGGACGAATAGATTTGCCGGTTTAGGTGAAGCTTTTTTGTCTTCAGTTTGCATGGCTAATCCATTTAACGTTTCTTCAAGCTTTTATGGTGCAGCAGCCATTGCTCGAAACTCTCAATCCCATAATTTAGGCCATAATTTTTCTGCTGCGCATTCATCTGGTGGATATATAATGGATGCAGGCCCAACAGGTTCAATAGATTGGGACCTTAACGCTGAAAGAGCAATTGCAACTTATTCATTTTTACAAGCAGGGTGTTTAATTGAATGTAAATCTGTAAATCCTTTGCCGGATATTAAATTTATGGCTAAACCGGATTCTTTTGGTTGCGTGCCATTAACCGTACAGTTTAAGAACCTTACCACAGGTGGAACTATGTACAAATGGGAATTTCCCGGCGGTACACCGGCCACATCCACAGACGTCGACCCTATTGTAGTTTACACTAAAGCTGGGAATTATGATGTGACCCTTGAAGCTAAAAATCCAAGATGTTCTAGCAAATTAACTGTTTTACAATACATACATGCCAACGATGTTCCGGACCCCAATTTTATTTATGGTGATCCATTCAGAGATTGCGTTTTCGAATTTTTTGATCAGTCATTACGTGGCGAGGTGTGGAGATGGAATTTCGGAGATGGTAGTCCAATCGAAGAAGGTGAATATGTTACTCATGAATATACCAAAGAAGGTTTTTATGATGTAACGTTGACGGTAACTAATGCATGCGGCACCAAGTCGATTGTTAAGAAAATAAGATGCGCTAAAGTCCCAACTGCGGATTTTACTGCTGACACCACTTGGGGTTGCGCTTCTAAAACCATCCATTTCAAGGATCTTTCCAGTAGTAATGTACTCAATTGGACTTGGAGTTTTCCAGGTGGAACACCTAATGGATCAGCTGTTAAAAATCCTATAGTTACCTATACTCAACCAGGAGTGTATAAAGTTAAATTGACGGTCAATGGATCAGTATATAATGCTACTGAAACTAAAGAAATGTACATCACCATTGATAGTTTACCGATTGCAGATTTCTTAGTTAATATTAATGGTTTTGATGTTGATTTCACAAATCAATCCACTAATGCTCTTTCCCATACATGGAACTTTGGGGATGGAAGTAGTCTTAGTTCTGAAGCCAATCCGAAACATACTTATAAAGATGGAATTTATGATGTGACCTATACTGCTACAAACGCTTGTGGAAATACTGTCATTAAGAAATCAATCACCATTGTAATTAGACCAATCGCAAGTTTTAAAACTAAAACACAGACCGGTTGTGTTCCATTTACAGTAAATTTTGAAAATACGTCTACGATAACAGCTACTGATTTTATTTGGACTTTTCCTGGAGGAACGCCTTCCACAAGTACGGATAAAAACCCTGTAGTAGTATATAACACTGTTGGTAAATTTGATGTTAAATTGGTAGCAAAAAATTCACTTTCAGCCGATTCTCTTACCAGTTCAGAGTTTATAAAAGTTGAAGATAGACCCATCTCAGATTTCCAAAACAATGTCACTGGATTTGTTTGCTTTTTTACAGATAAAAGTATCAAAGCATCTAAATATTATTGGGAATTCGGTGACGGAAAGACCAGTACCTTGCCTTCACCAAGTCACAACTATGGTGTTGAAGGTGAGTTCGTTGTAAAATTAATTACTGAAAACTTTTGCGGCTTTGATACTTTAGAAAGAAGAGTTGCAATCTATTTGATTCCTAAAGTTAATTTTACTTCAGATGTTTTCAAAGGATGTGCACCGTTTAATGTGAATTTTCAGAATACCTCTTCCATAGATGTTAATGACTGGGATTGGCAATTTGAAGGTGGAACACCAAATGTTTCAAAAGATGCGAATCCATCTGTAACCTTCAAAAAACAAGGAAAATATACCGTTAAGCTTACGGTGAAGAACAATAACGGAACAAATTCAACTACTAAAATCAAGTATATTGAAGTTGTATCTCCGGTACTTTGCCCTGATAGACCAAATAAGAAGAAATTAAAAATACCCAATAATGGATTGTCTTCAGAGGAAGATCAATTATGGAATAGAATAAATGATAGTGAATCAACGATCATTTTTCCTAATCCTACGGATAATCTAATCAATATCAAGGGTTCAGGTCTTCAATCTTATGAATTGGTAGATTTTTCGGGAAAACAAATGAGTACGGGTTTGTTGACTGAAGGATTGAATGCCGTGGACGTTAAAAATATTGATGCCGGGGTGTATTTATTAAAAATCGTTAGTCAAAACGAAAGAACTGCTACTAAAGTTATTATTGCTAAATAA
- a CDS encoding oligosaccharide flippase family protein, with product MGIVRSQSLRSSILIYFGMLIGYLNLIILMPRFFTPEQIGMTRTIIVISYVLTIFSDLGATPIMYRFFPIYSKRNATDFLFIVLLLPMAGFFLTTGITFIFQDVVFFSIFEKCPPFKEYLFLIYLTTFFTLITGLGTNYCALHLKTIIPRSVAEILPRLGNTILILLFAFNFISFNTYFILFAMLVGMAALFIWGYVIYIQQFKFEFKLSPITKRVYKKMLIFGFVGILGNSFSTIVNYIDTLMLAGINGQQDVAIFNIGYYIISIISVPYLSIMAVVTPLLAKAIRFKRWHEVLKYYQQTSLNNMIIGSFIFVLLLISFDDLLQLLPENQGYDKAIYIVLFLGIGRIIDMMTGCNSEIIAYSKYYWFSLYSLLIVSVFCIFSNYFFILHYGIKGVAVSAFISLILFNASRFIYIYAKLKIQPFTNSTGYAIGIILVSSGLTYWLTRFINVHIEDHSFVSAAINVTIKSLLWMVLFLPPILLFNVSEDINKFYNMICARLTGLIRSVKLGS from the coding sequence ATGGGTATAGTACGCTCGCAAAGTTTGCGCTCTTCCATATTGATTTACTTTGGAATGCTTATTGGGTATCTTAACCTGATCATTCTGATGCCGCGTTTTTTTACACCGGAACAAATAGGAATGACCAGAACCATCATTGTCATTTCATATGTGTTAACTATATTTTCAGATTTAGGAGCCACTCCAATCATGTATCGTTTCTTTCCAATCTACTCCAAAAGAAACGCTACGGATTTTTTATTCATCGTTTTATTGTTGCCCATGGCAGGATTTTTTCTGACTACAGGGATTACATTTATTTTTCAGGATGTTGTATTCTTTAGCATTTTTGAGAAATGTCCACCCTTTAAAGAATATTTATTTTTAATTTATTTAACTACATTTTTTACTTTAATTACAGGCCTGGGAACCAATTATTGCGCCTTGCATTTAAAAACGATCATTCCTCGATCTGTAGCAGAAATATTACCAAGGTTAGGAAATACGATCTTGATTTTATTATTTGCGTTTAATTTCATTTCCTTTAATACTTATTTTATACTTTTTGCCATGTTGGTCGGAATGGCTGCATTGTTTATTTGGGGATATGTGATATATATCCAGCAATTCAAGTTTGAATTTAAATTGAGCCCGATCACAAAAAGGGTCTATAAAAAAATGTTGATTTTTGGTTTTGTAGGTATACTTGGAAATTCTTTTTCGACCATAGTAAATTACATTGATACTTTAATGCTGGCAGGTATTAATGGCCAACAGGATGTGGCCATCTTTAATATAGGATATTACATCATTAGTATTATTTCAGTGCCTTATCTGTCTATAATGGCTGTTGTCACGCCTTTACTTGCTAAGGCCATTCGGTTTAAAAGATGGCACGAAGTCTTAAAATATTATCAACAGACTTCATTGAATAATATGATCATCGGCTCATTCATATTTGTTTTATTACTCATTAGTTTTGATGATCTGCTTCAGTTGTTGCCTGAGAATCAAGGATATGATAAAGCTATTTATATTGTTCTGTTCTTGGGTATCGGACGAATTATTGATATGATGACAGGTTGTAATTCTGAGATCATAGCTTATTCAAAATACTATTGGTTCAGTTTATATAGTTTGTTGATCGTGTCTGTCTTTTGTATTTTTTCAAACTATTTTTTTATCCTGCATTACGGAATTAAAGGTGTGGCCGTATCTGCATTTATAAGTTTGATCTTATTCAATGCAAGCCGTTTTATTTATATTTATGCAAAATTAAAAATTCAGCCATTTACGAATTCCACAGGTTATGCCATTGGGATCATATTGGTATCTTCAGGTCTGACCTATTGGTTAACACGTTTTATTAATGTTCACATAGAGGACCATAGTTTTGTATCTGCTGCTATAAATGTTACCATTAAAAGTTTACTATGGATGGTTCTGTTTTTACCACCCATCTTACTGTTTAATGTTTCAGAAGATATTAATAAATTTTATAATATGATTTGTGCTAGATTAACCGGTCTTATCCGATCTGTTAAACTTGGTTCATAA
- a CDS encoding ABC transporter ATP-binding protein: MKILFHYLKPYQGLIFITLILAAINTGFSLCDPIIFGKIINLANQHATNPGGSSSDSFFYAFSWSSPGVIFLLLCSVSVAMISRIAKNFQDYFLNVVVQKFGARVFTDGLQHAMKLPYAEFEDQRSGETLSVLQKVRTDVEKLINNFINILFGVLVGIIFVMTYASLYIHWSIPIAYFFGMLLLTFITNVLSKKIKRIQKIIVGQTTALAGSTTESLRNIELVKSLGLTTQEVERLNKNTYKILGLELTKVKRLRSISFIQGTVVNTLRQVIMFVLMYLIFKDHMNAGQLVTMQIFSFFVFGPLQEIGNVILSYREAEASLNNFHLLMQKTPESMPLLPVHLGEIKTLQFKNVAFQHRSSSHKAIDGISFDVKQGETVAFVGPSGSGKSTLMKLLVGLYRPLEGSISFNGTDEHLINFEELRNQIGFVTQDTQLFSGTIRENLLFVNPQATDADLMDVLNKASCTNLIQRADKGLDAMIGEGGLKLSGGEKQRLSIARALLRKPNILIFDEATSSLDSLTEEEVSSTIREISSLKEQITILIAHRLSTVMHADRIFVLEKGKVVESNNHDQLLVEKGLYYAMWRQQIGERRV; encoded by the coding sequence ATGAAAATATTATTTCATTATTTAAAACCTTATCAGGGTTTAATATTCATTACCTTAATACTTGCCGCGATCAATACAGGTTTCTCATTGTGTGATCCTATTATTTTTGGAAAAATTATAAATCTCGCCAACCAACATGCGACTAATCCTGGAGGTTCCTCTTCAGATAGCTTTTTTTATGCCTTTTCATGGTCGTCACCTGGTGTCATTTTTTTGTTGTTGTGTTCTGTTTCGGTTGCGATGATCAGTCGTATCGCTAAGAACTTTCAAGATTATTTTTTGAATGTGGTGGTGCAGAAATTTGGTGCACGGGTATTTACGGATGGATTACAACATGCCATGAAATTGCCCTACGCTGAATTTGAAGATCAAAGAAGCGGTGAGACTTTAAGCGTTTTACAAAAAGTTCGTACAGATGTAGAGAAATTAATTAATAATTTTATCAATATACTTTTTGGTGTATTGGTAGGTATCATTTTTGTCATGACCTATGCTTCTTTGTACATACATTGGAGCATACCGATTGCGTATTTTTTTGGGATGTTATTATTAACATTTATAACTAATGTTTTAAGCAAAAAAATTAAGCGAATTCAAAAAATTATTGTTGGTCAAACAACAGCGCTGGCAGGTAGTACGACAGAATCACTTCGCAATATTGAGTTGGTAAAAAGTTTAGGCTTGACGACTCAGGAAGTCGAGCGATTGAATAAGAATACGTACAAAATATTAGGTTTGGAATTGACCAAAGTGAAGCGCCTTCGAAGCATAAGTTTTATCCAAGGCACTGTAGTCAATACTTTAAGGCAAGTGATTATGTTTGTTCTGATGTATTTGATTTTTAAAGACCACATGAATGCGGGTCAGTTAGTCACGATGCAGATTTTTTCCTTTTTTGTATTTGGGCCATTACAGGAAATTGGCAATGTCATTTTATCTTATCGGGAAGCGGAAGCATCACTGAATAATTTCCACCTTTTAATGCAAAAAACCCCTGAATCTATGCCGCTTTTACCCGTGCATTTAGGTGAGATCAAAACATTACAATTTAAAAATGTAGCTTTTCAACATAGAAGTTCCAGTCATAAAGCCATCGATGGAATTAGTTTTGATGTAAAACAAGGTGAGACCGTAGCTTTTGTTGGTCCGTCAGGAAGCGGTAAATCTACCCTGATGAAACTGTTAGTAGGATTGTACCGACCCTTGGAAGGAAGTATATCTTTTAACGGAACGGATGAGCATTTAATCAACTTTGAAGAATTGCGCAATCAAATTGGATTTGTAACTCAGGATACTCAATTATTCTCTGGCACCATTCGCGAAAATTTACTTTTTGTTAATCCACAAGCCACAGATGCTGATTTAATGGATGTTTTGAATAAAGCGAGTTGCACCAATCTCATTCAACGAGCCGACAAAGGATTGGACGCTATGATCGGCGAGGGCGGGTTGAAATTATCAGGTGGTGAAAAACAACGATTGTCGATAGCTAGAGCATTATTGCGCAAACCCAATATATTGATTTTCGATGAGGCTACTTCTTCGTTGGATTCATTAACTGAAGAAGAAGTGAGTTCTACAATTAGAGAAATATCTTCATTGAAAGAGCAAATAACAATTCTAATTGCGCACCGATTGAGCACTGTAATGCACGCAGATCGAATATTTGTTTTAGAAAAAGGCAAAGTTGTGGAATCCAATAATCATGATCAATTACTTGTCGAAAAAGGTTTGTACTATGCCATGTGGCGTCAGCAAATAGGAGAGCGAAGAGTGTGA
- a CDS encoding T9SS type A sorting domain-containing protein: protein MKRLGTLLLMSVLVGFQLSAQAVLWGGPNDPNSTFANGLGAWTTIELGSSAGKALWTYSASGTSKGYYSDLSGSIISPSSADGAAIFDSDFLDNGGIADNDGNGSAPAPHKGALVSPVIDCSTFSSVSLAFYQYYQNYTSTCTIEVTSDEGKTWTSFPVNEEVRYGTGTFRNNKRVVDITSAAALKSKMQFRFVFEGDGYFWTIDDVTLIELPDNDLALITPYYFPFTYAQPKSQICNDEFKFSTTVSNLGKSAQKNALFKVEILDKDRTTVLFTDETQVANMDPTDDNITIKTNKTFIPNNLDFGKYYIRWTFNGGNTPDYNPNDNVRTDSFEITVNSYSREPGIRTGVRANERTAFVVASQYRTPNCWTNNDRFKVTNVEMAFAVGRKASINGYTTNIGFYKIKDEVSPNFLNFDREKGLASTSIEAIANQAFTGTNESSFTLFQVPLKNDQGTDIELAANTRYFLTCSHPEEPSDDPDSWHFHAASLEKNYEGHPFAVPVIDNEGYWLESWPDGDAPVLRLSIGVITKTDDHPLDESVLNISPNPVQNNEVKFNVKFGKATDANITLFDMNGKVLNFEPHKSVLNQTISLSTLNLASGEYFIRVSTQEGTKTKMFSVIK, encoded by the coding sequence ATGAAAAGATTAGGAACACTGTTATTAATGAGTGTATTAGTTGGTTTTCAGCTTAGCGCACAGGCTGTTTTGTGGGGTGGACCAAATGACCCAAATTCTACTTTTGCAAATGGCCTAGGAGCTTGGACAACAATAGAATTAGGTTCTTCAGCAGGTAAAGCACTTTGGACATATTCGGCATCCGGTACAAGTAAGGGTTATTATTCAGATTTGTCAGGAAGCATTATTTCTCCGAGTTCTGCAGATGGTGCAGCGATATTTGATTCTGATTTTTTAGATAATGGTGGTATTGCAGACAATGACGGTAATGGATCAGCACCAGCACCACACAAAGGTGCTTTAGTGAGTCCGGTTATTGATTGCTCTACATTTAGCAGTGTATCTCTTGCTTTTTACCAATATTATCAGAATTACACTTCTACATGTACTATAGAGGTGACTTCTGATGAAGGAAAAACCTGGACTTCATTTCCGGTTAATGAAGAAGTACGTTATGGTACGGGTACTTTTAGAAACAATAAGAGAGTGGTAGACATCACTTCTGCAGCAGCTCTTAAATCCAAAATGCAATTCCGATTTGTTTTTGAAGGAGATGGATATTTTTGGACAATTGATGATGTAACTTTAATTGAGCTACCGGATAATGATTTAGCGTTAATTACCCCATACTATTTCCCATTTACTTATGCGCAACCTAAATCACAAATTTGTAATGATGAGTTCAAATTTTCAACTACGGTTAGTAATTTAGGAAAATCAGCTCAAAAAAATGCATTATTCAAAGTTGAAATTCTGGATAAAGATAGAACTACCGTTTTGTTTACTGATGAAACGCAAGTAGCTAACATGGATCCTACTGATGATAATATCACCATTAAGACCAACAAGACTTTTATCCCAAATAATTTGGATTTTGGTAAGTATTACATTCGTTGGACTTTCAATGGTGGAAACACTCCTGATTATAATCCAAATGATAACGTAAGAACGGATTCATTTGAAATTACAGTAAATAGCTATAGTCGTGAACCAGGCATTCGCACAGGTGTAAGAGCTAATGAAAGAACAGCATTTGTAGTTGCCAGTCAATATAGAACTCCAAATTGTTGGACGAACAATGACAGATTTAAAGTGACCAATGTAGAAATGGCTTTTGCAGTAGGAAGAAAAGCAAGCATTAATGGTTATACTACCAATATTGGGTTTTATAAAATCAAGGATGAAGTGAGCCCTAATTTTTTAAATTTTGATAGAGAAAAAGGATTAGCCAGTACTTCAATAGAAGCTATAGCAAATCAAGCCTTTACCGGAACCAATGAGTCTTCATTTACCTTGTTTCAAGTTCCTTTGAAAAATGATCAGGGAACTGATATAGAACTTGCTGCAAATACCAGATATTTTTTAACATGTTCACATCCTGAAGAACCAAGTGATGATCCGGATAGTTGGCATTTTCACGCTGCTAGCTTAGAGAAAAATTATGAAGGACATCCTTTTGCTGTTCCTGTAATCGATAATGAAGGATATTGGTTAGAGTCTTGGCCTGATGGTGATGCACCAGTATTAAGATTGTCTATTGGTGTAATAACCAAAACTGATGATCATCCGTTAGATGAATCTGTGTTAAACATATCACCTAATCCAGTTCAGAATAATGAAGTAAAATTTAATGTAAAATTTGGAAAAGCTACTGATGCCAATATTACATTATTCGATATGAATGGTAAAGTATTGAATTTCGAACCTCACAAGAGTGTTTTGAATCAAACAATATCACTTTCTACTTTGAATTTGGCGTCAGGTGAATATTTTATCAGAGTTTCTACACAAGAAGGAACAAAAACAAAAATGTTCAGTGTGATTAAGTAA
- a CDS encoding aldehyde dehydrogenase family protein has product MQELWSKLELDNKNSGAWSGTTSYHPTDFITSMSPVDGKIIGHVGICQHSDYDNIINRSQEAFSVWRNIPAPKRGDFVRQLGDELRKHKEHLGQLVSYEMGKSLQEGLGEVQEMIDICDYAVGLSRQLYGLTMHSERPEHRMYEQWHPLGIVGIISAFNFPVAVWAWNAALAWVCGNVVLWKPSEKTPLCSIAVQKIVNRILKANELPDGLCSLVNGDFHVGEWLTKDTRIPLISATGSTKMGRAIGVEVANRFGKSILELGGNNAIIITPSADLKLVLPAIVFGAVGTAGQRCTSTRRLIIHHSIYHEVKLVLSKAYQQLNIGNPLLATSHLGPLIDQHAVQLYLNSIEAIKQQGGRFIIEGGVLDGPEYTSGCYVKPCIAEVAHDLPIVHHETFAPILYLMTYTNLDEAISIQNSVPQGLSSAIMTEHMRDAEMFLSASGSDCGIANVNIGTSGAEIGGAFGGEKETGGGRESGSDAWKAYMRRQTNTISYSKKLTLAQGISFDF; this is encoded by the coding sequence ATGCAAGAATTATGGTCCAAACTCGAATTAGATAATAAAAATTCGGGAGCTTGGAGTGGTACAACTTCATACCACCCTACTGATTTTATTACTTCAATGTCTCCTGTTGATGGGAAAATCATTGGACATGTTGGCATTTGTCAACATTCAGATTATGATAACATAATCAACAGATCACAAGAAGCCTTTTCAGTATGGAGGAATATACCTGCACCAAAACGTGGAGATTTTGTCAGACAATTAGGAGATGAGCTCAGAAAGCACAAAGAACATCTTGGTCAATTGGTCTCTTATGAAATGGGCAAGAGTCTTCAAGAGGGACTTGGCGAAGTTCAAGAAATGATTGATATCTGTGATTATGCTGTAGGACTCAGCAGGCAGTTATATGGCTTGACGATGCACTCAGAAAGACCTGAACACAGAATGTATGAACAATGGCATCCACTTGGAATTGTAGGGATCATATCTGCATTCAATTTTCCTGTTGCCGTCTGGGCATGGAATGCTGCCCTGGCTTGGGTTTGCGGTAATGTTGTCCTATGGAAACCTTCTGAAAAAACACCACTTTGTTCTATCGCAGTTCAAAAAATAGTCAATCGAATCCTAAAAGCCAATGAGCTTCCAGACGGATTATGCAGCTTGGTAAATGGAGATTTTCACGTTGGTGAATGGCTGACCAAGGATACCCGAATTCCACTGATATCTGCTACTGGGTCCACTAAAATGGGTCGAGCTATTGGTGTAGAAGTAGCCAATCGTTTTGGAAAATCAATATTAGAACTTGGTGGTAACAATGCTATTATTATTACACCCAGTGCAGATCTTAAATTGGTCTTACCAGCTATCGTATTTGGTGCAGTTGGTACTGCAGGACAGCGATGCACTTCTACACGCAGATTAATTATACATCATTCGATATACCATGAAGTAAAACTAGTTTTATCTAAGGCTTACCAACAATTAAACATTGGGAATCCCTTGCTTGCTACTTCTCACTTAGGGCCACTTATTGATCAACATGCAGTTCAATTATATCTCAATAGTATTGAGGCTATAAAACAACAAGGCGGTCGATTTATTATAGAAGGTGGTGTGTTAGATGGTCCAGAGTATACAAGTGGATGTTATGTTAAACCATGTATTGCTGAAGTTGCGCATGATTTACCCATAGTTCATCATGAGACTTTTGCACCCATATTATATTTGATGACATACACCAACTTAGATGAAGCTATATCTATCCAAAATAGTGTACCTCAAGGTTTGTCTTCCGCTATAATGACTGAACATATGCGCGATGCGGAAATGTTTCTTTCAGCCTCAGGTTCTGACTGCGGTATTGCCAATGTCAATATTGGAACTTCCGGTGCAGAAATTGGAGGCGCATTCGGAGGAGAAAAAGAAACTGGTGGCGGTAGAGAATCAGGTTCCGATGCCTGGAAAGCATACATGAGACGACAAACAAATACCATTAGTTATAGCAAGAAACTAACTCTGGCTCAAGGCATAAGTTTTGATTTCTAA